The Mucilaginibacter gracilis genomic interval AGCTTTAATGATAGCGGGTTTAGTAAAAGGTAATTATATAAAAGCTATCTGAAATTAAAGAAGACTGCCTTTAGCTGCTTCCGCTTCAAAAACGCTATCTATCAAAAGGGTTTTTTGCTTTCCTGCAGCAACTGCAAGTACATCGCAACGCTCGTTTTCGGGGTGCCCGTTATGGCCGCGTACCCATACAAACTTCACCTGGTGTATTTTGCTAAGTTCTAAAAAACGCAGCCAAAGGTCTTTGTTCTTTTTATCCTTAAAGTTTTTTTGTACCCAGCCGTAAAGCCATTTTTTTTCAACAGGTTCGATAACGTACTTTGAATCGGAAAAAATGGTGACCTGCTGTGGCGATTTTAGCGCCTCTAAGCCTTTAATAACTGCAAGTAGCTCCATACGGTTATTGGTGGTTTTACGGAAGCCCTCTGATAGCTCTTTATAATGATTGCCCGAACGCAATATTACGCCATACCCGCCCGGGCCCGGGTTACCGCTTGATGCCCCGTCTGTAAAAATCTCCACCATGTATTAGTTATTGAGTTATTGAGTTATTGAGTTATTGAGTTATTGAGTTATTGAGTTATTGAGTTATTGAGTTATTGAGTTATTGAGTTATTGAGTTATTGAGTTATTGAGTTATTGAGTTATTTTTTTGACCTGCTAAGTTGATGATAATGATTTGGAATGGAAAGCAATATATTAACAGAGTTTGGTAGCAAAGCTTAAAGTCTCCCCAATCGGGGGAGATTTAGAGGGGGCTGTTTTTTTAACGTAGTTTTTTACCTTTTAACCTTAGCGAATTGCCAATAACAACCACATCCGAAAAAGCCATAGCAAATGCGCCTAACATAGGGTTTAGTAGCCCAATTGCAGCCATTGGTATAGCTACTATGTTGTAAGCAAAGGCCCAAAACAAATTTTGTTTGATGGTGATAAGCGTGTGTTTACTGATCTGCAAAAATTTAACTACCGAGTGCAGATCGGTATTGAGCAAAATAACCCTGGCCGATTGTATGGCTACCTGGCTGGCATCATTCATAGAAACGCCAACGTCAGCCTGGGTTAGGGCGGGGGCATCATTAATGCCATCACCTATCATCACGGTTTTGCCTTTTTGTTTGTATAAATCAATAATAGATAACTTTTGTTCGGGCAGTTTTTCAGCATGTATTTCGGTAATGCCAATAGCATCTGCAACCTGTAT includes:
- the rnhA gene encoding ribonuclease HI, which translates into the protein MVEIFTDGASSGNPGPGGYGVILRSGNHYKELSEGFRKTTNNRMELLAVIKGLEALKSPQQVTIFSDSKYVIEPVEKKWLYGWVQKNFKDKKNKDLWLRFLELSKIHQVKFVWVRGHNGHPENERCDVLAVAAGKQKTLLIDSVFEAEAAKGSLL